In one window of Miscanthus floridulus cultivar M001 chromosome 12, ASM1932011v1, whole genome shotgun sequence DNA:
- the LOC136495208 gene encoding arginase 1, mitochondrial, with amino-acid sequence MGGAAAGTKWIHHIQRLSAVKVSAEAVERGQSRVIDASLTLIRERAKLKAELLRALGGVKASASLLGVPLGHNSSFLQGPAFAPPRIREAIWCGSTNSSTEEGKELNDPRVLTDVGDVPIQEIRDCGVEDDRLMHVISESVKTVMEEEPLRPLVLGGDHSISYPVVRAVSEKLGGPVDILHLDAHPDIYDCFEGNTYSHASSFARIMEGGYARRLLQVGLRSITKEGREQGKRFGVEQYEMRTFSKDREKLENLKLGEGVKGVYVSVDVDCLDPAFAPGVSHIEPGGLSFRDVLNILQNLQGDVVAADVVEFNPQRDTVDGMTAMVAAKLVRELTAKISK; translated from the exons atgggcggcgcggcggcgggtaCCAAGTGGATCCACCACATCCAGCGCCTCAGCGCGGTGAAGGtgtcggcggaggcggtggaACGGGGCCAGAGCCGCGTCATCGACGCCTCCCTCACCCTCATCCGCGAGCGCGCAAAGCTCAAG GCAGAGTTGCTGCGTGCTCTGGGTGGCGTGAAAGCTTCAGCGTCGCTCTTAGGAGTCCCTCTTGGTCACAACTCGTCCTTTTTGCAAGGCCCTGCATTTGCTCCTCCACGCATAAGGGAGGCCATTTGGTGTGGAAGCACAAATTCTAGCACAGAGGAAG GCAAAGAATTGAATGATCCTCGGGTGCTAACTGATGTTGGAGATGTCCCCATTCAAGAGATCCGTGACTGTGGTGTCGAAGATGACAGATTGATGCATGTAATTAGTGAGTCTGTCAAAACAGTGATGGAGGAG GAGCCTCTTCGACCGTTGGTGTTAGGAGGCGATCACTCGATTTCTTATCCAGTGGTTAGAGCTGTGTCCGAAAAGCTTGGAGGACCTGTTGACATACTTCATCTTGATGCACATCCAGATATCTATGATTGTTTTGAAGGGAACACTTATTCACATGCCTCTTCATTTGCCAGAATAATGGAAGGTGGTTATGCCAGGAGACTGCTACAG GTTGGATTGAGATCAATTACCAAAGAAGGGCGTGAGCAAGGGAAGAGATTTGGTGTGGAACAGTATGAGATGCGAACCTTCTCAAAGGACCGAGAGAAGCTTGAGAATCTG AAACTTGGGGAAGGTGTAAAGGGAGTGTATGTCTCAGTTGATGTGGACTGCCTTGACCCAGCATTTGCTCCCGGTGTCTCTCACATTGAACCAGGAGGTCTCTCGTTCCGTGATGTGCTCAACATCCTCCAGAATTTGCAGGGTGATGTTGTCGCTGCTGATGTGGTGGAGTTCAACCCACAGCGCGACACGGTGGATGGGATGACAGCCATGGTCGCCGCGAAACTGGTCCGGGAGCTCACTGCTAAGATCTCCAAGTGA
- the LOC136495210 gene encoding glyoxylate/hydroxypyruvate reductase HPR3-like isoform X2, producing MHQRFRVLELASLASGEQAAAFLAAVRCLVSMAAGVDHIDLAECARRGVVVANSGTVYSADVADHAVGMLVVVLRRVSAAERFVRRRLWPLHDGGYPLGSKLGGKRVGIIGFDCVIYYHSRRPKDSVSYRYFPNVHHRF from the exons ATGCACCAGCGCTTCCGCGTGCTGGAGCTGGCCTCGCTGGCCTCGGGCGAGCAGGCAGCGGCTTTCCTCGCCGCCGTCCGCTGCCTCGTCAGCATGGCAGCGGGCGTTGACCACATCGACCTCGCCGAGTGCGCGCGCCGCGGCGTCGTCGTCGCCAACTCAGGGACGGTCTACTCCGCCGACGTCGCAGACCACGCCGTCGGCATGCTCGTCGTCGTGCTTCGGCGCGTCTCGGCGGCGGAGCGGTTCGTTCGGCGCCGGCTCTGGCCGCTGCACGACGGCGGCTACCCTCTCGGCTCCAAG CTAGGTGGCAAGCGTGTTGGCATCATCGGATTTGACTGTGTCATCTACTACCACTCGAGAAGACCCAAGGATTCAGTCTCTTACAGATACTTCCCCAATGTTCACCATCGCTTCTGA
- the LOC136495210 gene encoding uncharacterized protein isoform X1 has product MHQRFRVLELASLASGEQAAAFLAAVRCLVSMAAGVDHIDLAECARRGVVVANSGTVYSADVADHAVGMLVVVLRRVSAAERFVRRRLWPLHDGGYPLGSKVASVLASSDLTVSSTTTREDPRIQSLTDTSPMFTIASESELLSTPHSAESRSDLCEHLISNLEAFFAGKPLITLVLP; this is encoded by the exons ATGCACCAGCGCTTCCGCGTGCTGGAGCTGGCCTCGCTGGCCTCGGGCGAGCAGGCAGCGGCTTTCCTCGCCGCCGTCCGCTGCCTCGTCAGCATGGCAGCGGGCGTTGACCACATCGACCTCGCCGAGTGCGCGCGCCGCGGCGTCGTCGTCGCCAACTCAGGGACGGTCTACTCCGCCGACGTCGCAGACCACGCCGTCGGCATGCTCGTCGTCGTGCTTCGGCGCGTCTCGGCGGCGGAGCGGTTCGTTCGGCGCCGGCTCTGGCCGCTGCACGACGGCGGCTACCCTCTCGGCTCCAAG GTGGCAAGCGTGTTGGCATCATCGGATTTGACTGTGTCATCTACTACCACTCGAGAAGACCCAAGGATTCAGTCTCTTACAGATACTTCCCCAATGTTCACCATCGCTTCTGAATCAGAGCTCTTGTCCACGCCCCATTCGGCGGAGTCGAGGTCCGACCTGTGTGAGCACCTGATTTCCAACCTCGAAGCTTTCTTTGCCGGTAAGCCACTGATCACGCTCGTGCTGCCTTGA
- the LOC136495207 gene encoding glyoxylate/hydroxypyruvate reductase HPR3-like: MRRMKKINTPHHETPRHDSRDSPTHRQSPVTRAANQREVAHSGQRELSAKASREASFRISVMASSADEPLPALLLFRVREIDFHAALRERYRVLDFYTSGEALPAFLAAAAAAADPPRAALIVGGGTPARVDAAFLDAVPSLRFVFNTGAGMDHIDLAECARRGVAVANSGTVYSTDVADHAVGVLLDVLRRVSAAQRFLRRGLWPLQGDYHPLGTKVGGKRVGIIGLGNIGMLIAKRLQAFGCAISYNSRKPKESVSYKYFATVHDLASESDVLVVACALSKETRHVVNRDVLDALGKDGVVINIGRGPIIHEAELVAALREGRIAGAGLDVFEKEPKVPAELFSMDNVVLTPHVAVFTTESRSDLRDVAIGNLEAFFAGKPLLTPVLPRSWLVEQSVA; encoded by the exons ATGAGACGGATGAAGAAAATTAATACTCCTCATCATGAGACACCACGACACGACAGCAGGGACTCTCCTACTCATCGCCAGTCACCAGTCACCAGGGCAGCAAACCAAAGAGAGGTTGCTCACTCCGGACAGCGCGAACTGTCGGCTAAGGCCAGCCGGGAGGCTAGCTTCCGCATCTCCGTCATGGCATCCTCCGCCGACGAGCCGCTCCCGGCGCTCCTCCTGTTCCGCGTCAGGGAAATCGACTTCCACGCGGCACTGCGCGAGCGGTACCGCGTCCTGGACTTCTACACGTCGGGCGAGGCGCTCCCGGCCTTCctggccgccgcggccgcggccgccgaccCGCCCCGCGCGGCGCTCATAGTCGGAGGCGGCACCCCCGCCCGCGTGGACGCCGCGTTCCTCGACGCCGTCCCGTCGCTCCGCTTCGTCTTCAACACGGGGGCCGGGATGGACCACATCGACCTCGCCGAGTGCGCGCGCCGCGGCGTCGCCGTTGCCAACTCCGGCACGGTCTACTCCACCGACGTCGCCGACCACGCCGTCGGCGTGCTCCTCGACGTGCTGCGCCGCGTCTCCGCCGCCCAGCGGTTCCTCCGCCGTGGGCTCTGGCCGCTCCAGGGGGACTATCATCCCCTCGGCACCAAGGTGGGCGGCAAGCGCGTCGGCATCATCGGCCTGGGCAACATCGGTATGCTGATCGCCAAGAGGCTCCAAGCCTTCGGCTGCGCCATCTCCTACAACTCGAGAAAACCCAAGGAATCCGTCTCCTACAAGTACTTCGCCACCGTCCACGACCTCGCGTCCGAATCCGACGTGCTCGTCGTGGCGTGCGCGCTGAGCAAGGAGACGCGCCACGTCGTGAACAGGGACGTCCTCGACGCGCTCGGGAAGGACGGGGTCGTCATAAACATCGGCCGTGGGCCCATCATCCACGAGGCGGAGCTGGTCGCGGCGCTCAGGGAGGGGAGGATCGCCGGAGCCGGCCTCGACGTGTTCGAGAAGGAGCCCAAGGTGCCTGCGGAGCTCTTCTCCATGGACAATGTCGTGCTGACGCCCCACGTCGCGGTCTTCACGACGGAGTCCAGGTCGGACCTCCGTGACGTCGCCATCGGGAACCTTGAAGCCTTCTTCGCCGGTAAGCCGCTGCTTACACCGGTGCTTCCCAG GTCGTGGTTGGTAGAGCAGAGCGTCGCCTGA